A single window of Neisseria chenwenguii DNA harbors:
- a CDS encoding MBL fold metallo-hydrolase: MQKTQVPGYFRQMVGDFEVTALYDGVGNLDSSLMTQYTTFSKAELDATLDHEFTPRSELGGLEGTIIAFLVNTGDYLILIDAGKGETEAPIFLDKQGRLLAA, from the coding sequence ATGCAGAAAACCCAAGTTCCCGGCTATTTCCGCCAAATGGTGGGCGATTTTGAAGTAACCGCTTTGTATGACGGCGTGGGCAATTTAGATTCATCGCTGATGACCCAATACACCACGTTCAGCAAAGCCGAATTAGACGCGACGCTTGACCATGAATTTACCCCACGCAGCGAATTGGGCGGCTTGGAAGGCACCATCATCGCCTTTTTGGTCAATACAGGCGATTATTTGATTTTGATTGACGCAGGCAAAGGCGAAACCGAAGCCCCGATTTTCTTGGACAAACAAGGGCGTTTATTAGCAGCCTGA
- a CDS encoding MBL fold metallo-hydrolase: MPTHMHADHINGIVHKGKRVFKNATVYLPNQEKAFWIDTPIAKLPAEIQPYVKLAHYAVEPYIKAGKVKYYNSGGEVLAGVKSIPLFGHTPGHSGFEFTSKGEKILVWGDIMHNHAVQMAHPEVAIEFDANADAARKTRQEFLPKVAASKILVAGAHLPFPGLGHIQMEKDGKGYRWIPVQYRPFDKH, encoded by the coding sequence TTGCCGACCCATATGCACGCCGACCACATCAACGGCATCGTGCACAAAGGCAAACGCGTCTTCAAAAACGCCACCGTGTACCTGCCCAATCAGGAAAAAGCATTCTGGATTGACACGCCGATTGCCAAACTGCCTGCCGAAATTCAGCCCTATGTGAAATTGGCGCATTATGCGGTTGAGCCGTATATCAAAGCAGGCAAAGTGAAATACTACAATTCGGGCGGCGAAGTGCTTGCAGGCGTGAAATCCATTCCCCTATTCGGCCACACTCCAGGACACAGCGGTTTTGAATTTACGTCGAAAGGCGAAAAAATACTGGTGTGGGGCGACATCATGCACAACCACGCCGTACAGATGGCACACCCCGAGGTGGCGATTGAGTTTGATGCCAACGCCGATGCCGCCCGCAAAACCCGTCAGGAATTTTTGCCGAAAGTCGCCGCCAGCAAAATTTTAGTGGCAGGCGCGCATTTGCCGTTCCCGGGATTGGGGCATATTCAAATGGAAAAAGACGGCAAGGGTTATCGCTGGATTCCTGTGCAATATCGTCCGTTTGATAAGCATTAA